A single Musa acuminata AAA Group cultivar baxijiao chromosome BXJ2-1, Cavendish_Baxijiao_AAA, whole genome shotgun sequence DNA region contains:
- the LOC135598069 gene encoding transcription factor ILI3-like, with translation MSGRGSRITDEEINELVSKLQSLLPESRRRNTGRVSASKLLKETCSYIKSLHREVDGLSDRLSGLMVTMDSNSPQAEIIRSLLRS, from the exons ATGTCGGGCAGAGGCAGCAGGATCACTGATGAGGAGATCAACGAGCTCGTCTCCAAGCTGCAGTCGCTGCTCCCCGAGTCCCGCCGCAGGAACACAGGCAGA GTATCTGCGTCGAAGCTGCTGAAGGAGACGTGCAGCTACATCAAGAGCTTGCACCGCGAGGTGGACGGCCTGAGCGACCGGCTCTCCGGCCTAATGGTGACCATGGACAGCAACAGCCCTCAGGCTGAGATCATCAGGAGCCTCCTCCGATCCTAG